In the genome of Kwoniella shivajii chromosome 5, complete sequence, one region contains:
- a CDS encoding hydroxymethylglutaryl-CoA synthase, with protein MSDFDIPARPNNVGILGMEMYFPKRCISEDALEDFDGVSKGKYTIGLGQKFMAFTDDKEDINSVALSVVSSLLQKYNVDPTSIGRLDVGTETLIDKSKATKTLLMNLFAPSGNTDIEGIDSKNACYGSTAALFNCINWIQSESWDGRNAIVMCGDIAIYKEGSARPVGGMGACALLIGPDAPLVIEHIAIHGTHIANTWDFYKPDLSAEYPTVDGPWTIAAYLGALDAAYTTYLDKAQRSRARAAKKLSLASVSAAVSEIAGAATKFVNGLNGDATNGTNGHVEKNGDAKADGISQFDYVCLHSPYGKLVQKGHARMFYNDYIRNPTSPKFANVPETVSVERTKTYTDKVVEKTFVGVAAEHYKSAIVPGSDCVARCGNMYTASLYGALASVIASAPEGLEAGKRIGMYAFGSGCAASFYALRVVGSTKEIAEKMQVKERLAAMDVRPCEEYVTAMKLREENHNAVKYAPQGSLDNIWPGAYYLEGVDELYRRTYAQKPVV; from the exons ATGTCAGACTTTGATATCCCAGCTAGACCCAACAATGTTGGTATCCTTGGTATGGAAATGTACTTTCCAAAAAGA TGTATCTCTGAAGATGCTCTTGAGGACTTTGACGGGGTATCGAAAGGAAAATACACCATTGGTTTAGGACAAAAGTTCATGGCTTTCACTGATGACAA GGAGGACATAAACTCCGTTGCTTTGAGCG TCGTTTCATCCCTATTACAGAAATACAACGTCGACCCCACATCGATTGGTCGATTAGATGTCGGTACCGAAACTCTCATTGACAAATCCAAAGCCACCAAAACTCTTTTGATGAATCTCTTTGCTCCCTCCGGTAACACCGATATCGAAGGAATTGATTCCAAGAACGCATGTTACGGTTCCACCGCCGCTCTGTTCAACTGCATCAACTGGATACAATCCGAATCATGGGATGGAAGGAACGCTATCGTCATGTGCGGTGATATCGCTATCTACAAGGAAGGTTCTGCTAGACCTGTGGGAGGAATGGGCGCCTGCGCTTTGTTGATTGGTCCTGACGCTCCTTTGGTCATTGAAC ATATAGCAATTCACGGTACTCACATTGCCAACACTTGGGATTTCTATAAACCAGATCTCTCCGCTGAATAC CCCACCGTTGACGGTCCTTGGACCATTGCCGCTTATCTCGGTGCCCTCGATGCTGCTTATACCACCTACCTTGACAAAGCTCAAAGATCTCGAGCTCGAGCCGCCAAGAAACTTTCCCTTGCTTCCGTATCCGCTGCCGTCTCCGAGATCGCTGGTGCAGCTACCAAATTCGTCAACGGACTGAACGGCGATGCAACCAACGGTACTAATGGTCATGTCGAGAAAAACGGAGATGCTAAAGCTGATGGTATCTCTCAATTTGACTACGTTTGCTTACACAG TCCTTACGGAAAGCTCGTGCAGAAAGGTCACGCAAGGATGTTCTATAAC GATTACATCCGAAACCCCACATCACCCAAATTCGCCAACGTACCTGAAACCGTATCAGTGGAGAGAACAAAGACTTATACCGACAAAGTGGTGGAGAAAACCTTTGTTGGAGTCGCCGCTGAACATTACAAATCGGCTATCGTCCCCGGTTCAGACTGTGTAGCTCGATGCGGTAACATGTACACTGCTTCTCTATACGGTGCTTTGGCCAGTGTTATCGCTAGCGCACCAGAGGGCCTTGAG GCCGGCAAACGAATAGGGATGTACGCTTTCGGTTCCGGCTGTGCCGCTTCCTTCTATGCTTTGAGAGTTGTCGGATCTACCAAAGAAATTGCCGAGAAGATGCAAGTCAAAGAGAGACTTGCTGCTATGGATGTAAGACCTTGTGAGGAATATGTAACTGCCATGAAG TTACGAGAGGAGAACCACAACGCTGTCAAGTACGCCCCTCAAGGCTCACTCGACAACATCTGGCCTGGTGCATATTATCTCGAAGGTGTTGACGAATTATACCGAAGGACCTACGCTCAAAAACCTGTCGTTTAG